The following DNA comes from Mesorhizobium sp. B2-1-8.
ACCGCGATCCACCTGCCGCGGGCGGCGTCGAGCCCGGCATTCCTGGCCCCTCCGGGACCCCTGTTCTTTTCCAGCGCCACGACGCGCACGATGTGTTCGGGATAGGCCCGCGCCACATCGAGTGTGCCGTCACGCGACTTGTCGTCGACGACGATGATCTCGAGGCTGACACCCTTCTGGGCGATGGCGCTGGTGATCGCCCGATCGAGGGTTGCCTCGGCATTGAAGGCGGCAATCACAAAAGAAACATCGGGGACGAAGGCAATATCAGGCTGCACGCTTGCCTCCTTCCCCTGCTGGCTGGCCGTAGAGGCGCAGTTCGCGGACACCGACAAGGCCGCTGACGACGCCGACATGCATGATGCCGCGCAGTACGCTGCGGTTCCTGCGTATCGGGCTGGCGGCAACCGGAAGTGCGGCGGCGAAGCAATAAGCGGCCTTTGCCGCCGCAAGGCCGGCCTGCTTCGCCCGCGCGATGCCGCTGGCGTTGCGGCCCAGGAGGTGGCCGTGCGTCTGGCCGACCCGGAAACGGCGACGGCTGAGCCAGTCGAACGCGGCCCTGGCCCGCGGCACCGCCTCGTCCACCCATGCCTCCGGGGCAAAGGCGATCCGGCCGCCTGCCTTGTGCATCTGGTCGAAGAATTCGGTGTCCTCGCCGCCAGTCTGGCCGCGCGCCAGGCTGAAGCGACGGCCGCGCAGGCTGTCCGATCCCATGCGCAGCAGGACGTTGCAGGTGTAACCGGTGCGGATTTCGCCGCGCACGCGGACCGGCAAGGTGGAATGGAAATCGCCGCGGCGCATCCAGTCCGGCGCATCCGGGCGATAGAGCGCGCGTACCGGGCCGAGAACCGCGGCGGCGCCGCTCGTCTCGGCCGCCGCCACCAGTTCGGCGAGCCAGTGGGCGGTGGCGGTCTCGTCGTCGTCGATAAAGGCCAGGAAATCCGCCTCGCTGGCGTCGAGGCAAGCGTTGCGGGCAATCGAGATGTTACGCGCCGGGCAATGCCGGTAGCGGACCGGCAGCTTCAATTCCTGCGACAGCACCGTCACCAAC
Coding sequences within:
- a CDS encoding glycosyltransferase; its protein translation is MAVEARSRSIDIGVCTFRRPELADTLRSLAALAVPDGFEVGVIVADNDDMPSARELVTVLSQELKLPVRYRHCPARNISIARNACLDASEADFLAFIDDDETATAHWLAELVAAAETSGAAAVLGPVRALYRPDAPDWMRRGDFHSTLPVRVRGEIRTGYTCNVLLRMGSDSLRGRRFSLARGQTGGEDTEFFDQMHKAGGRIAFAPEAWVDEAVPRARAAFDWLSRRRFRVGQTHGHLLGRNASGIARAKQAGLAAAKAAYCFAAALPVAASPIRRNRSVLRGIMHVGVVSGLVGVRELRLYGQPAGEGGKRAA